A single Neospora caninum Liverpool complete genome, chromosome VIIb DNA region contains:
- a CDS encoding putative acetyltransferase domain-containing protein, with amino-acid sequence MKGTPPVEKAGAARVSADEEDAAKAPAARKAEHERGTNDEPQENREEVEEREGRKGEAEDEEDEEEENDKFHAHGFKVQGYLALTTTNQSLCDCGCTFVEGVRVRLLRNDDRAPRLIFGATDASHHRFEIAGHEGQPLKQLRSSISVRRHDKQNLGIFLTGPPVIWVFSLFVSIVFFTFAFISSLSRFFCFALGLLFASLASCGCTPAAAGELGEFSRERSRQTPFSEETDGDSLSQVRRPPSPGEMSSTHVNRGQRRPARSGFPLGDEATHHRRVVESCEIERRGLDMSPPSGETFLSLPDRASLDRRKPEGDLPPQTARPLHGAAKKTRLRERPRKRRHKIDDWNTEPEEGKMELLVALPAKAAFDIGHGRMFYSSPQRPCEKPGLLHLFLFFSTLNVVFGGPVSLFCSRLSAPVCASTVEQQQKMREAKEREKERTRGKAGPNAAQTEGMEDASQRLNELSAFQPSVHDHSSPRVSASSSSSPSCSTSSPASSAAWQTRELWYWKASEDLRELEDRQASLMRERDKEETDVHALLKRTLSEPYSVYTLRYFLEGWPELTILAYDGQICAGACMCKIDEKERISSVSLSPIDSCVPADTPDTEAFDDDFSLPPVAKARGGGSPDAESSQLPGSARKAGVHWTAFAKRQESVRKGYIAMLSVHPNYRRRGLATTLVQTVLEEMQKRHPAETASDETQPTPRAASNALDPRASPRNWQAPQTSEAEPAETEAKKKAGKMVNCRIETEVPNAGALRLYESLSFVRVARMPRFYLDDNDAFKLSRSFEDEQPCLAMWKEEEAAASREKRLHNILKESTCWW; translated from the exons ATGAAAGGCACACCCCCGGtggagaaggcaggcgctGCCCGCGTAAgcgcggacgaagaagacgcagccaAGGCGCCGGCTGCGCGCAAGGCGGAACACGAGAGGGGGACAAACGATGAACCACAAGAGAATCGAGAAGAAGTCGAAGAGCGTGAAGGCCGAAAaggggaagcggaagacgaagaagacgaagaagaggag AACGACAAATTCCACGCTCATGGATTTAAGGTCCAGGGCTACCTGGCGCTTACGACCACAAACCAGTCGCTGTGTGATTGTGGATGTACCTTTGTTGAAGGCGTGAGAGTCCGCCTGCTCCGCAATGACGATCGCGCACCGCGGCTTATATTCGGGGCGACGGACGCCAGCCATCACCGATTCGAGATAGCTGGACACGAGGGGCAACCACTGAAGCAGTTGCGATCTTCGATCTCGGTACGCCGCCACGACAAACAGAACCTCGGAATCTTTCTCACAGGCCCCCCCGTCATCTgggtcttctccctcttcgtctctatcgtcttcttcaccttcgcGTTCATCTCCTCCCTgtcccgcttcttctgctttgCTTTgggtctcctcttcgcttctctggcCTCATGTGGCTGTACGCCTGCGGCCGCGGGCGAGTTGGGCGAGTTCTCTCGTGAGCGGTCGAGACAGACTCCGTTttcagaggagacagacggagatTCTCTGTCGCAGGTGCGCcgtcctccttctcctggCGAGATGTCGTCGACGCACGTGAACCGCGGGCAGAGACGTCCGGCGCGGTCTGGCTTTCCTCtgggcgacgaggcgacgcaccACCGGCGAGTGGTGGAGTCTTGCGAAATCGAAAGACGCGGCCTCGATAtgtcgccgccctcgggCGAAACCTTCCTAAGCCTTCCAGATCGGGCTTCCCTGGACAGGCGGAAGCCGGAAGGAGATTTGCCTCCGCAGACCGCGCGTCCCCTTCAcggagcagcgaagaagacgaggctgcgagagcggccgaggaaacggaggcacAAGATAGATGATTGGAACACAGAAccagaggaagggaagatgGAACTGCTTGTCGCGCTGCCGGCGAAAGCTGCGTTCGACATCGGGCATGGCCGCATGTTTTACTCGTCTCCGCAACGCCCGTGCGAGAAGC CTggccttctccatcttttccttttcttctccactttGAATGTCGTCTTTGGCGgtcccgtctcgctcttctgctcGCGGCTGTCGGCGCCAGTGTGCGCAAGCACGGTCGAGCAACAGCAGAAAATgagggaagcaaaagaacgcgagaaagagagaacgagaggaaaggcgggtCCAAACGCGGCGCAGACCGAAGGCATGGAAGA CGCGTCGCAGCGCCTCAACGAGCTGTCAGCCTTTCAGCCGTCTGTCCACGATCAttcttctcctcgcgtttctgcctcctcttcttcttccccctcgtgCTCTACTTCCTCTCCGGCGTCGAGCGCTGCCTGGCAAACGCGAGAACTGTGGTACTGGAAGGCATCAGAGGATCTCCGTGAACTCGAAGATCGACAGGCGTCTCTgatgagagagagggacaaggaagagaccGACGTCCATGCTCTGTTGAAACGCACGCTCTCCGAACCCTACAGTGTCTATACACTTCGCTACTTCCTCGAAGGATGGCCCGAACTAACCATCCTA gcGTACGACGGCCAAATCTGTGCAGGCGCGTGCATGTGCAAAATcgacgagaaggagcgaatctcctccgtttctctttcgcccaTCGACTCTTGCGTTCCGGCCGACACTCCCGACACAGAGGCCTTCGACGACgacttctcgcttcctccggtAGCGAAGGCCCGCGGCGGCGGATCGCCAGACGCTGAATCCTCGCAACTGCcggggagcgcgagaaaagcgggCGTGCACTGGACAGCCTTTGCAAAGCGACAGGAGAGTGTCAGGAAAGGGTACATCGCCatgctgtctgtacaccccaACTACCGGCGGCGGGGCCTCGCGACAACTCTCGTTCAGACGGTGTTGGAGGAAATGCAGAAGAGACATCCAGCTGAGAccgcgagcgacgagacgcagccgaCGCCGCGTGCGGCCTCGAACGCTCTTGACCCccgtgcgtctcctcgaAACTGGCAAGCACCGCAGACCTCAGAGGCCGagcctgcggagacagaagcgaagaaaaaagcgggaaaaaTGGTGAACTGCCGCATCGAAACAGAAGTTCCGAATGCGGGAGCGCTCCGGCTGTacgagtctctctccttcgtgaGAGTCGCGCGCATGCCGCGGTTTTATTTAGACGACAATGACGCGTTCAAGCTGTCGAGATCCTTCGAGGACGAGCAGCCTTGCCTCGCGAtgtggaaagaagaagaagcagcggccagcagggagaaaagactCCACAACATCCTCAAGGAATCTACATGTTGGTGGTAA